The following proteins are encoded in a genomic region of Amphiura filiformis chromosome 18, Afil_fr2py, whole genome shotgun sequence:
- the LOC140138671 gene encoding lactadherin-like — protein sequence MQNNDIPDENIRASSESNSGNYQARLGRLNDPSCWAALTGQTGTIWIQADIGYQTHVSGVITQGDGGIGSPDWVTTFKVSTFLTTGANEVFLEDQNGDAIVFPGNVDSTAKATTFFSEPVPARIVRINCLAKGGPYYVLRFEILGCKA from the exons ATGCAAAATAATGACATACCAGATGAGAATATTCGCGCATCGTCGGAGTCTAACTCGGGCAATTACCAAGCCAGACTTGGAAGGCTGAATGATCCCAGTTGTTGGGCAGCGCTTACTGGCCAGACAGGAACAATTTGGATACAAGCTGATATAG GTTACCAGACCCATGTATCAGGTGTCATAACACAGGGTGATGGTGGCATTGGTAGCCCTGACTGGGTGACAACATTCAAAGTGTCAACATTCCTAACGACTGGTGCCAACGAGGTGTTTCTTGAAGATCAAAATGGAGACGCAATT GTATTTCCTGGTAATGTTGACTCCACCGCCAAGGCGACCACATTTTTTTCTGAACCAGTACCTGCACGTATTGTACGCATCAACTGTCTGGCCAAAGGTGGACCCTATTACGTACTGAGATTCGAGATATTAGGATGTAAAGCTTAG